In Polaromonas sp. JS666, one genomic interval encodes:
- a CDS encoding Bug family tripartite tricarboxylate transporter substrate binding protein has product MMKMRRTTLAVLCCVAIAPLAKPALAADVYPDKTITIVVPSVAGGAADAVGRAVAQGLGKQLNASVIVDNKPGAGTTLGTQQVIRMPADGYTLLLGLDAALTTAPFMLAKLPYQPKTDLTPIATLATLQYLLVASPAAPFHSVTELVERARANPGTITYASGGEGSVHHLAMEAFQKEAGIRLKHVPYKAAPQGFLDVMGSHVDVMFIASGTAVSPIKARKVQGLGRTGVAPISDLPAMAALRDMPESKGYVFESWFGLLARAGTPASMVGRVSTALAGFMKSPEAEAQMQALGVTLTFEDPSTLAKRIDEDTKRYAPVVAKLKEQSAKP; this is encoded by the coding sequence ATGATGAAGATGCGCCGAACGACGCTTGCGGTCCTCTGCTGTGTGGCTATCGCGCCCCTGGCAAAACCGGCCCTTGCTGCAGATGTTTATCCCGACAAGACCATCACGATCGTCGTGCCGTCCGTTGCCGGCGGCGCAGCCGATGCGGTCGGCCGTGCAGTGGCCCAGGGCCTTGGCAAGCAGCTCAATGCCTCGGTGATCGTTGACAACAAGCCGGGTGCCGGAACCACGCTGGGCACACAGCAGGTGATCCGCATGCCGGCCGACGGGTACACGCTATTGCTGGGCCTGGATGCCGCGCTGACCACCGCGCCCTTCATGCTGGCGAAGCTGCCCTATCAACCCAAAACAGACCTGACGCCGATTGCCACGCTGGCCACACTGCAATACCTGCTGGTGGCGTCGCCTGCCGCGCCCTTTCATTCGGTGACTGAACTGGTGGAGCGCGCACGCGCAAACCCCGGCACCATCACCTACGCCAGCGGCGGCGAAGGCTCCGTGCACCACCTGGCAATGGAGGCTTTCCAGAAAGAAGCCGGCATCCGGCTCAAGCATGTGCCATACAAAGCCGCCCCGCAGGGTTTCCTGGATGTCATGGGCTCACACGTCGATGTGATGTTCATCGCGTCGGGCACGGCGGTGTCACCCATCAAGGCGCGCAAGGTGCAGGGCTTGGGCCGCACCGGCGTAGCGCCCATCAGCGACCTTCCGGCCATGGCCGCGCTGAGGGACATGCCCGAGTCCAAAGGCTATGTCTTCGAGAGCTGGTTTGGCCTGCTGGCGCGCGCCGGCACGCCCGCATCGATGGTCGGCCGCGTCAGCACGGCACTGGCCGGCTTCATGAAAAGCCCCGAAGCCGAAGCACAGATGCAGGCTTTGGGCGTCACCCTGACGTTTGAAGATCCATCCACCCTTGCCAAACGCATCGATGAGGACACCAAACGTTATGCGCCCGTGGTGGCCAAGCTGAAGGAACAAAGCGCCAAGCCATGA
- a CDS encoding M14 family zinc carboxypeptidase codes for MEIPPPTAATESPRSLHSPYSLTPARDAAASFAELEELKAILLAGSAHFEVAVVAETHTAGPSFPLYTASIGSRDPLAPAVGFFGGIHGLERIGTQLILHYMRALLFRLEWDELLHQQLQKVRLVFMPLVNPGGMWAQKRANPRGVDLMRNAPQRAEGQVPFLAGGQTLSPRLPWYCGRPGVPMEVESAALLQVVHDELASRPFSLALDCHSGYGFDDSLWFPYARTRRLMAHLPEMFALKTMLEQSHPYHAYSFEPQSNQYLLHGDLWDHAYDHAPPDHVFLPMTLELGSWLWIRKNPRQLFSRHGIFNPIKAHRIKRVLRRHTDLLDFLTRAAFAAPRWLPPADHRVQLQQLATAHWRPRRAL; via the coding sequence ATGGAAATCCCGCCACCGACCGCCGCCACGGAGAGTCCCCGCAGCCTTCACAGCCCCTACAGCCTGACGCCGGCGCGCGACGCGGCCGCGAGCTTTGCGGAACTGGAGGAGCTCAAGGCGATTTTGCTGGCGGGCAGCGCCCACTTTGAGGTAGCCGTCGTGGCCGAGACGCACACGGCCGGGCCGTCCTTTCCGCTCTACACCGCCAGCATAGGTTCGCGCGACCCGCTGGCGCCGGCCGTCGGTTTTTTTGGCGGCATTCATGGGCTGGAGCGCATCGGCACGCAACTCATCCTGCACTACATGCGCGCGCTGCTGTTCAGGCTGGAGTGGGACGAACTGCTGCACCAGCAGCTGCAGAAAGTCCGGCTGGTGTTCATGCCCCTCGTCAATCCTGGCGGCATGTGGGCGCAAAAGCGCGCCAACCCGCGTGGCGTGGACCTGATGCGCAATGCGCCGCAAAGAGCCGAGGGCCAAGTGCCCTTTCTGGCGGGCGGGCAAACCTTGAGCCCACGGTTGCCCTGGTACTGCGGCCGGCCGGGCGTGCCCATGGAAGTGGAGAGTGCAGCGCTGCTGCAGGTGGTGCACGACGAACTGGCCAGCCGCCCCTTCAGCCTCGCGCTGGACTGCCACTCGGGCTACGGCTTTGACGACAGCCTCTGGTTTCCGTATGCCAGGACGCGCCGGCTGATGGCCCACCTGCCGGAGATGTTTGCGCTCAAGACCATGCTGGAGCAATCGCACCCGTACCACGCCTACAGCTTTGAGCCGCAAAGCAACCAGTACCTGCTGCATGGCGACCTGTGGGATCACGCGTATGACCACGCGCCGCCCGACCATGTGTTCTTGCCCATGACGCTGGAGCTGGGTTCGTGGCTGTGGATACGCAAGAATCCGCGCCAGCTGTTTTCACGGCATGGCATCTTCAACCCGATCAAGGCGCACCGCATCAAGCGCGTGCTGCGCCGTCATACCGACCTGCTGGATTTCCTCACGCGGGCCGCTTTTGCCGCGCCGCGCTGGCTGCCGCCGGCCGATCACCGCGTTCAACTCCAGCAACTGGCCACCGCCCACTGGCGGCCGAGGCGGGCCTTGTGA
- a CDS encoding LysR family transcriptional regulator — translation MSEHVKPQGLSQEWYLRGRLRLRHLKLVKVLDETRNIGEAAQRMATTQPAISKMLGELESIVQVQLFTRTSKGTFPTPHGESLIRHARWILGDLDRAGLEWFAPPEKQKARVVLGVNSSSAAFLVPRALLKLQARGDAVSVVVREGSMEALMPQLLTRQIDLIVARLGEATQQRGLLSEVLSQESMCVVCSNAHPLASMKRCNWAALSRYPWILPPHGSPVRAALDIILLREGVTLQSHVESASVITNMVLMDNSQALALLPQNVADYHRDRRALTILNISLPDVFGPLGIVRHSHLEISEGIQAVIDCLR, via the coding sequence ATGAGCGAGCATGTGAAACCTCAGGGGCTGAGCCAAGAGTGGTACTTGCGCGGTCGCCTGCGGCTGCGGCACCTGAAGCTGGTGAAGGTGCTGGACGAGACCCGCAATATCGGTGAAGCGGCCCAGCGCATGGCGACCACGCAGCCGGCCATTTCAAAAATGCTGGGCGAGCTTGAGAGCATTGTTCAGGTGCAGCTCTTCACCCGGACCTCCAAAGGCACCTTTCCCACCCCGCATGGCGAGTCACTGATACGCCACGCGCGCTGGATCCTGGGCGACCTCGACCGGGCCGGCCTGGAATGGTTTGCCCCGCCGGAAAAGCAGAAGGCGCGCGTGGTGCTGGGGGTGAATTCCTCATCCGCTGCCTTCCTGGTGCCCCGCGCCTTGTTGAAGCTGCAGGCGCGCGGCGATGCGGTGTCTGTGGTGGTGCGGGAGGGCTCGATGGAGGCCCTGATGCCGCAGTTGCTGACCCGGCAGATTGACCTGATCGTGGCGCGCCTCGGCGAAGCCACGCAGCAGCGCGGCCTGTTGAGCGAGGTGCTCAGTCAGGAGTCCATGTGCGTGGTGTGCTCCAACGCGCACCCGCTGGCCTCGATGAAGCGCTGCAACTGGGCGGCCCTGTCGCGCTACCCCTGGATACTGCCGCCGCACGGCAGCCCGGTGCGCGCTGCGCTGGACATCATCCTGCTGCGCGAAGGCGTGACGCTGCAGAGTCATGTCGAATCCGCTTCAGTGATAACGAACATGGTGCTCATGGATAACAGCCAGGCGCTGGCCCTGCTTCCGCAGAACGTCGCCGACTACCACCGTGATCGCCGCGCGCTCACCATACTGAATATCAGCTTGCCTGATGTCTTCGGCCCGCTGGGCATAGTCCGCCACAGTCACCTGGAGATTTCGGAGGGCATACAGGCCGTCATCGACTGTCTGCGTTGA
- a CDS encoding sulfatase-like hydrolase/transferase — MKRPNILLITTDQHRGDCLGFAGRKVKTPHIDEMARTGTHFTSCITPNIVCQPSRASILTGLLPLTHGVCDNGIDLDEARGEAGFAGTLASSGYSTGFIGKAHFSTHHTFAKTGRPECQFSEADYGPAWYGPYMGFEHVELAVEGHNYWLPTPLPGGLHHSRWYYGDGLGEMRNRLYQQDMGPPSGAPQTFNSALPSAWHNSTWIGDRTIEFMRKHAGEAAKRFCLWASFPDPHHPFDCPEPWSRLHHPDEVDLPAHRTTDFERRPWWHKASMDSKPVGDAAVQALRQNFSRMPTPAEQQLRNITANYYGMISLVDHQVGRIQTALQQLGLDGNTLVIFTSDHGEWLGDHGLMLKGPIPYEGVLRVGMVVNGPQVQAGQVRHEPVSTLDLAATFADYATATALAPLHGQSLRPLLEGGQQTRDFALSEWNVAASRCGLELQLRTVRTENWKLTLEQNSGAGEMYCLSEDPNEMDNLFDDPGYTAKRKELSDMIASRPRDQLAQAPAPSGIA; from the coding sequence ATGAAGCGACCCAACATACTGCTCATCACCACCGACCAGCACCGGGGTGACTGCCTGGGCTTTGCAGGCCGCAAGGTCAAGACCCCGCACATCGACGAAATGGCCAGGACGGGCACGCACTTCACCTCGTGCATCACGCCGAACATCGTGTGCCAGCCCTCTCGCGCCTCCATCCTGACCGGGTTGTTGCCGCTGACGCACGGCGTATGCGACAACGGCATTGACCTGGATGAGGCGAGAGGCGAAGCGGGCTTTGCCGGCACACTGGCAAGCAGCGGTTATTCGACAGGCTTTATCGGCAAGGCGCATTTCTCGACCCACCACACGTTTGCAAAAACCGGCCGCCCCGAATGCCAGTTCAGCGAGGCCGACTACGGCCCCGCGTGGTACGGCCCATACATGGGCTTTGAACATGTGGAGCTTGCCGTGGAAGGGCACAACTACTGGTTGCCCACCCCGCTGCCGGGCGGGCTGCACCATTCGCGCTGGTACTACGGCGATGGTCTGGGCGAGATGCGCAACAGGCTTTACCAGCAAGACATGGGGCCACCCAGTGGCGCGCCGCAAACCTTCAATTCCGCCCTGCCCAGCGCGTGGCACAACTCCACCTGGATAGGCGACCGGACGATCGAGTTCATGCGCAAACATGCAGGCGAGGCCGCAAAACGCTTCTGCCTGTGGGCCTCGTTTCCAGATCCGCATCACCCCTTTGATTGCCCGGAGCCATGGTCACGGCTTCACCACCCGGATGAGGTCGACCTGCCGGCGCACCGGACCACCGACTTCGAGCGCCGGCCCTGGTGGCACAAGGCCAGCATGGACAGCAAGCCCGTCGGCGATGCGGCCGTGCAGGCCCTGCGGCAAAACTTCTCGCGCATGCCTACACCGGCCGAGCAGCAACTGCGCAACATCACCGCTAACTACTACGGCATGATTTCGCTGGTGGACCACCAGGTGGGCCGCATCCAGACCGCGTTGCAGCAACTGGGCCTGGACGGCAACACCCTCGTGATCTTCACCTCTGATCACGGCGAGTGGCTGGGTGACCACGGGCTGATGCTCAAGGGCCCGATCCCTTACGAAGGTGTCCTGCGCGTGGGCATGGTTGTCAACGGCCCGCAGGTCCAGGCCGGCCAGGTGCGGCATGAGCCGGTATCAACGCTCGACCTGGCCGCCACCTTTGCGGACTATGCAACGGCCACCGCGCTGGCGCCCCTGCACGGCCAGAGCCTGCGGCCTTTGTTGGAAGGCGGGCAACAGACACGCGACTTCGCATTGAGCGAATGGAACGTGGCCGCATCGCGCTGCGGTTTGGAACTGCAACTGCGAACCGTGCGCACCGAAAACTGGAAACTCACCCTCGAGCAAAACTCCGGCGCAGGCGAGATGTACTGCCTGTCCGAAGATCCCAATGAGATGGACAACCTGTTCGACGACCCGGGCTATACGGCAAAGCGCAAGGAGCTCAGTGACATGATCGCATCGCGCCCCCGCGACCAGTTGGCCCAAGCGCCCGCGCCTTCGGGCATTGCATAG
- a CDS encoding LysR family transcriptional regulator, which yields MLNLDHLRTYALIIETGSFSGAAERLGLSQPAVSLQIRQLEQRLRVRLVERVARRATPTPAGLDLLEGIQQVNTAVDGVMAAMASHSSNVEGRVTLGTGATACLYLLPQILRSLRIRFPKLSVVVSTGNTADFVKAVEGNTLDLALVTLPVKRRALVTTPLLNDEFVAIAPKREAALPARITPAFLAKRELVLFEPAANTRVIIDQWFRDAGHAPKPIMELGSVEAIKEMVAAGLGCSILPAMAVTGPGQHPELVVHPLYPRLQRTLALVMRGDKPVNKALHQVIAAIGQRTGN from the coding sequence ATGCTCAATCTGGACCACCTGCGCACCTATGCGCTCATCATCGAAACCGGCAGCTTCTCGGGCGCGGCCGAAAGGCTGGGTCTGTCGCAACCCGCCGTGAGCCTGCAGATCCGGCAGCTTGAGCAGCGGCTGCGGGTACGCCTGGTCGAGCGCGTGGCGCGCCGAGCCACGCCCACGCCGGCGGGGCTGGATTTGCTGGAAGGCATTCAGCAGGTCAACACGGCGGTGGACGGCGTGATGGCCGCCATGGCCTCGCACTCATCCAACGTCGAGGGCCGCGTGACACTGGGAACCGGCGCCACGGCGTGCCTGTATTTGCTGCCGCAGATCCTGCGTTCGCTGAGGATCCGCTTTCCCAAGCTCAGCGTCGTGGTCAGTACCGGCAATACGGCCGACTTCGTCAAGGCCGTGGAAGGCAATACGCTGGACCTGGCGCTGGTGACCCTGCCGGTCAAGCGCCGCGCGCTGGTCACGACGCCGCTGCTGAACGATGAATTCGTGGCGATCGCCCCCAAGCGCGAGGCCGCGCTGCCTGCCCGGATCACGCCCGCCTTCCTCGCCAAGCGCGAGCTTGTGCTGTTCGAGCCGGCGGCCAACACCCGCGTGATCATCGACCAGTGGTTTCGCGACGCGGGCCATGCCCCCAAGCCCATCATGGAGCTGGGCAGCGTGGAAGCCATCAAGGAAATGGTGGCCGCGGGTCTGGGCTGCAGCATCCTGCCGGCCATGGCCGTCACCGGCCCGGGCCAGCATCCCGAGCTGGTGGTCCACCCGCTTTACCCGCGGCTGCAAAGAACGCTGGCGCTGGTCATGCGCGGCGACAAGCCGGTGAACAAGGCCTTGCACCAGGTCATTGCCGCGATCGGGCAACGAACGGGCAACTGA
- a CDS encoding alpha/beta fold hydrolase, translating to MTWVLLRGLTREARHWGGFAEQLAQQTCEEVIAIDLLGNGEFASLPSPTSVSGMVDFLRSQLQVRQQAQPFKLLAMSLGGMVATDWAQRYPHEVARLVLINTSLRPFSSATQRLRPHNWPALALLAARWRDAAQVEQAVHRLTCNNTGTRDADIAAWLRIRQSAPVTATNVARQLWAAASYACAAKAPACPTLVMSSACDHLVDPACSARLADAWKAGHVQHPWAGHDLPHDDSAWLFGQLKDWLA from the coding sequence GTGACCTGGGTGCTGTTGAGGGGCCTGACACGCGAGGCGCGGCACTGGGGCGGCTTTGCCGAGCAGCTGGCGCAGCAGACCTGCGAAGAGGTCATCGCCATCGACCTGCTGGGCAACGGCGAATTTGCATCGCTGCCCTCGCCTACTTCAGTCAGTGGCATGGTGGATTTTTTGCGTTCGCAACTGCAGGTTCGCCAACAAGCGCAGCCTTTCAAGCTGCTGGCCATGTCGCTGGGCGGCATGGTGGCGACGGACTGGGCGCAGCGCTATCCGCATGAAGTCGCGCGGCTAGTGCTCATCAACACCAGCCTGCGGCCCTTCAGCAGCGCTACGCAGCGCCTGCGGCCCCACAACTGGCCAGCGCTTGCTCTGCTGGCCGCACGCTGGCGCGATGCAGCGCAAGTGGAGCAAGCAGTTCACAGGCTGACCTGCAACAACACCGGCACACGCGATGCCGACATCGCCGCGTGGTTGCGCATTCGCCAGAGCGCGCCCGTCACGGCAACGAACGTTGCGCGGCAACTCTGGGCGGCAGCAAGCTACGCATGCGCTGCGAAAGCACCAGCGTGCCCGACACTGGTGATGTCTTCAGCCTGCGATCATTTGGTCGACCCGGCATGTTCGGCGCGGCTGGCCGACGCATGGAAGGCCGGCCATGTGCAGCACCCATGGGCCGGGCATGACCTGCCGCATGACGACAGCGCATGGCTTTTCGGGCAGTTGAAAGACTGGCTGGCTTAG
- a CDS encoding PLP-dependent aminotransferase family protein, translating into MKRYEQLVELLATDIRNGRLAPGTRLPSIRTLTARHGLSASTAFKAYYRLEEKGLVRARPRSGYYVTALAMQQLAAPARGRATRHAGKASARVAPRLDVSELVFSVLGAAQDPDIVPLGSAFAASSLFPLQRLGKSLARTARHIHGQDAVAHLPQGDPVLREQIALRYLAMGMPQAAEEVIVTSGALEGLNLCLTAVARPGDLVAIESPGFYAGLQALERLRMKALEIPVHPQGGLDLGALAEALKRHPVRACWFMTSFQNPMGASLSMEKKQALVALLASHDVPLIEDDVYGELYFSNRSPLPAKAFDRKGLVMHCSSFSKTLAPGYRVGWVSPGRFGQQVERLKLMTTLSASLPAQLAIADYLQHGGYDKHLRRLRHAMESQLSSLLAAVARHFPEGVRVSRPAGGYFVWVEFAEGFDALALHEAALAHGISVAPGPIFSARRQFRHCLRLNYGHPWDARFEAAMQTLGRLIRLQVPYA; encoded by the coding sequence ATGAAGCGCTACGAACAACTGGTCGAACTGCTGGCAACCGACATCCGCAATGGCCGCCTCGCCCCGGGCACCCGCTTGCCGTCGATTCGCACGCTGACCGCCCGGCACGGCCTCAGTGCTTCCACCGCCTTCAAGGCCTATTACCGGCTGGAGGAAAAAGGCTTGGTGCGCGCCCGTCCACGCTCGGGCTATTACGTGACGGCCCTGGCCATGCAGCAGCTGGCCGCGCCCGCGCGGGGTCGGGCCACCCGCCATGCCGGCAAGGCATCGGCCCGGGTCGCGCCCCGGCTGGACGTCAGCGAGCTGGTGTTTTCCGTGCTGGGTGCGGCGCAGGACCCGGACATCGTGCCGCTGGGCTCGGCATTTGCCGCGTCCAGCCTCTTTCCGCTGCAGCGCCTGGGCAAGTCGCTGGCCCGCACAGCGCGCCACATTCATGGTCAGGATGCGGTCGCCCACCTGCCGCAGGGCGACCCGGTGCTGCGCGAGCAGATAGCGCTGCGCTACCTGGCGATGGGCATGCCGCAGGCCGCCGAGGAGGTGATCGTGACGAGCGGTGCGCTGGAAGGGCTCAACCTCTGCCTCACCGCCGTGGCCCGGCCGGGCGATCTGGTGGCGATCGAGTCGCCGGGGTTTTATGCAGGCCTGCAGGCGCTGGAGCGGCTCAGGATGAAGGCGCTGGAAATCCCGGTGCATCCGCAGGGCGGCCTGGATCTCGGCGCGCTGGCCGAAGCGCTCAAGCGCCATCCGGTCAGGGCCTGCTGGTTCATGACGTCCTTCCAGAACCCGATGGGCGCCAGCCTGTCCATGGAAAAAAAGCAGGCACTGGTCGCGCTGCTGGCCAGCCATGACGTTCCGCTGATTGAAGACGACGTGTATGGCGAGCTTTACTTCAGCAACCGCTCCCCGTTGCCGGCCAAGGCCTTTGACCGCAAGGGACTGGTGATGCATTGCAGCTCCTTCAGCAAAACGCTGGCGCCCGGTTACCGGGTAGGCTGGGTTTCGCCTGGGCGCTTTGGCCAGCAGGTGGAACGGCTCAAGCTCATGACCACCCTGTCGGCCAGCCTGCCCGCGCAACTGGCCATTGCCGACTACCTGCAGCATGGCGGTTACGACAAGCATTTGCGCCGCTTGCGCCATGCCATGGAGTCGCAACTGTCCAGCCTGCTGGCCGCCGTGGCGCGCCACTTTCCCGAGGGGGTGCGTGTGTCGCGACCGGCAGGAGGTTATTTTGTGTGGGTGGAATTTGCCGAAGGCTTTGACGCGCTGGCCCTGCACGAGGCAGCGCTGGCGCACGGCATCAGCGTGGCGCCCGGACCGATTTTTTCAGCGCGGCGTCAATTCCGGCACTGCCTGAGGTTGAACTATGGCCATCCGTGGGACGCGCGGTTTGAGGCGGCCATGCAGACGCTGGGACGCCTGATACGGCTGCAGGTGCCGTATGCGTGA